A window of Mesotoga infera contains these coding sequences:
- a CDS encoding ABC transporter ATP-binding protein, producing MKRDILEIHNLRKHYRLRRTRLLKKPGSIKALNGVSLSISKGESFGLVGESGCGKSTAAYTIVGLLKPTEGRILFKGDDVTSLKRDQNREFRKKVQLIFQDTSGSLNPKGTVEWILREPLRAMGMQKGEIKELIVESMNLVGLDKDLLGRFPHELSGGQRQRVGIMNALILNPEVVIADEPVSSLDVSIQAQTLNLMNDLKERLSLTYLFISHDLNVVHYFCDRIAVMYLGEIVELAESEELYRSPLHPYTQSLLSAVPGETGHKLERIILEGDAPSPLNPPTGCFFHPRCFRRMAICSSVKPRKTEVTKDHFVSCHLY from the coding sequence ATGAAGAGAGATATTCTGGAGATTCATAATCTTAGAAAACATTACAGGCTGAGAAGAACCCGACTGCTGAAGAAGCCGGGATCGATCAAGGCACTTAACGGAGTTTCCTTAAGTATCTCTAAAGGAGAATCTTTCGGACTTGTAGGTGAGTCGGGGTGTGGAAAATCAACTGCCGCCTATACAATCGTGGGGCTATTAAAACCGACCGAGGGAAGGATCCTCTTCAAAGGCGACGACGTTACTTCGCTGAAGAGAGATCAGAACCGGGAGTTCAGAAAGAAGGTTCAGCTAATCTTTCAAGACACTTCAGGGTCCCTGAATCCAAAAGGAACGGTCGAGTGGATACTGAGAGAGCCTTTGAGAGCAATGGGAATGCAGAAGGGAGAGATCAAAGAGCTGATTGTGGAGAGTATGAACCTTGTGGGACTTGACAAGGATCTCTTGGGAAGATTCCCTCACGAGCTTTCTGGAGGTCAAAGACAGCGTGTAGGGATCATGAATGCTTTGATTCTTAATCCAGAAGTCGTAATAGCAGATGAACCGGTTTCTTCTCTCGACGTCTCGATCCAGGCACAGACGCTTAACCTTATGAACGACCTTAAGGAGAGGCTTTCTCTGACCTATCTCTTCATTTCCCATGATTTAAACGTTGTTCATTACTTCTGCGACAGAATAGCCGTCATGTATCTTGGCGAAATCGTCGAGCTCGCCGAATCCGAAGAGCTATATAGATCGCCTCTTCACCCATATACTCAATCTCTCCTTTCGGCAGTTCCCGGTGAAACCGGTCATAAGCTCGAAAGAATAATACTTGAAGGCGATGCTCCCAGTCCCTTGAACCCACCAACCGGATGCTTCTTTCACCCCAGATGTTTCAGGAGAA
- a CDS encoding ABC transporter ATP-binding protein → MRTEREPLLDIKDLKIAFDSTEGMLYAVKGISLEVLEKEIVGIVGESGCGKTVTALSIMRLLPGNSHLTGSLFFSGTDLLSLNEEKIRQIRGKDISMIFQETLSSLNPLLKVGWQIDENLKMHTSLDKEERLSRVLEIMKAVGLPDPERTYGKYPHELSGGMRQRIAIAIAIVCNPKLIIADEPTTSLDVTIQAQILELLRKINRERNSSMIFISHNLGVVRENCSTVYVMYAGHIVEKAPVNKLFTDPAHPYTMGLIKAIPKRDSKGKELFDIRGRVPSIADSIPGCPFEPRCDYAVEKCKKEFPGFKKMASDHEARCFLAGEI, encoded by the coding sequence ATGCGAACTGAAAGAGAGCCTCTGCTAGATATCAAAGATCTCAAAATCGCCTTCGATTCTACTGAAGGAATGCTCTACGCAGTGAAAGGCATATCTCTGGAGGTGCTCGAGAAGGAGATAGTCGGGATCGTTGGAGAATCTGGATGCGGAAAGACAGTGACAGCTCTTTCAATAATGAGGTTGCTTCCAGGCAATTCGCACCTTACAGGGAGTCTCTTCTTCTCAGGAACCGATCTACTCTCTCTCAATGAGGAGAAAATCAGGCAAATACGTGGCAAGGATATCTCGATGATCTTTCAGGAGACACTTTCATCGCTCAATCCTCTACTGAAAGTCGGATGGCAAATTGACGAGAACCTTAAGATGCACACTTCTCTCGATAAGGAAGAGAGGTTATCAAGAGTTCTTGAGATCATGAAAGCTGTCGGTCTTCCCGATCCAGAAAGGACATACGGCAAGTACCCTCACGAACTGTCGGGAGGCATGAGGCAGAGAATAGCTATAGCCATAGCCATAGTCTGCAATCCAAAACTAATAATCGCAGATGAACCGACTACTTCTTTGGATGTAACAATACAGGCTCAGATACTGGAGCTGTTAAGAAAGATAAATCGTGAGAGAAACTCCTCAATGATTTTTATTTCGCATAATCTCGGAGTGGTTCGGGAGAACTGCTCTACAGTCTACGTTATGTATGCCGGGCATATCGTTGAGAAAGCACCTGTCAATAAGCTCTTCACTGATCCGGCCCATCCCTACACAATGGGCCTCATAAAAGCCATACCCAAGAGAGACTCAAAAGGCAAAGAGCTCTTTGACATTCGAGGCCGAGTGCCGTCAATAGCGGATTCAATTCCCGGTTGCCCGTTTGAGCCAAGATGTGACTACGCCGTCGAAAAATGCAAGAAAGAGTTCCCCGGCTTCAAAAAGATGGCCAGTGATCACGAAGCGAGATGCTTCCTTGCTGGAGAGATTTGA
- a CDS encoding ABC transporter permease has translation MDKRSINLRIGIVLISLLFSMMIVSLFYTPFSVTEINREERFSPPSVRHLLGTDNFGRDVLSRIMKASQTAFFVGLVAVSIGTLFGVTIGAVSGYFGGIVDEIIMRFIDAMMAFPSILLALMFVSVFGVGLRNTIVAIGIMSIPSFARITRSGFVQHKELDYVRSAKVKGVSNLRIMFRHILPNVLSPIVVAATMGFSNAVLAEAALSYLGLGIQPPNPSWGRMLSESQVFIAVSPWYAIAPGIFITLLVLGFNFLGDGIRDMREKRK, from the coding sequence ATGGACAAGAGAAGCATAAATCTCAGAATTGGAATTGTATTGATATCTCTTCTGTTCTCAATGATGATTGTGAGTCTGTTTTACACCCCGTTTTCAGTAACGGAAATCAATAGGGAAGAGCGTTTTTCACCTCCGTCAGTCCGCCATCTTTTGGGTACGGACAATTTCGGAAGAGATGTTCTCAGCAGGATCATGAAAGCTTCTCAGACGGCCTTTTTTGTCGGTCTAGTTGCCGTTTCTATCGGAACTCTCTTTGGAGTAACGATCGGTGCCGTGTCAGGTTATTTCGGAGGAATTGTCGATGAGATAATCATGAGATTCATCGATGCGATGATGGCCTTCCCCAGCATTCTCCTTGCATTGATGTTTGTTTCAGTCTTTGGGGTGGGTCTGAGAAACACGATCGTAGCAATAGGTATCATGTCGATTCCTTCTTTTGCCAGGATCACAAGGAGCGGCTTCGTTCAGCATAAAGAACTGGATTACGTAAGAAGTGCGAAGGTAAAAGGAGTTTCAAACCTGCGTATTATGTTCAGACATATTTTGCCTAATGTGCTTTCCCCAATTGTAGTAGCGGCAACTATGGGCTTTTCGAATGCAGTTCTGGCCGAAGCGGCGCTCAGTTATCTTGGACTTGGAATTCAGCCGCCCAATCCCAGCTGGGGAAGAATGCTGAGTGAGTCTCAGGTCTTCATAGCCGTCAGCCCCTGGTACGCAATAGCACCAGGGATCTTTATTACGCTTCTCGTGCTGGGCTTCAATTTTCTCGGAGATGGAATTCGGGACATGAGAGAGAAGAGAAAATAG
- a CDS encoding ABC transporter permease, with the protein MYVYLKKLFAMILTVLLVSLIAFVAFEVIPGNPALSRLGVDAEESQFEALSAELGLDDPLNERLSKWFKGLLTGDLGTSMRYSVPVSDLIIDRIPVTLSLTLMAMMFITLIGIPLGIVSAKYGHRIPGILISMISQIGMAIPSFWSGIILMYIFGIVLRWVSPGGYVPWSEDPAGAFKSLLLPAIAIALPSIASIIRYTRNSVMDQMKSDYVQLALSKGLNINSVLYKHVLKNSLIPIVTVLGMIAANILGGSIVIEQVFTLPGLGRLLINAISTRDLPLVQGMVLYIAFIIVIINFLIDIVYTAIDPRIRLGARG; encoded by the coding sequence GTGTATGTATATCTGAAGAAACTCTTTGCCATGATTCTGACGGTGCTTCTGGTTTCGCTCATAGCTTTTGTGGCCTTCGAGGTGATCCCGGGGAATCCCGCACTGTCAAGACTCGGCGTAGACGCTGAAGAATCGCAGTTCGAAGCTCTTTCGGCCGAATTGGGACTGGACGATCCTCTCAACGAGAGGCTTTCAAAGTGGTTTAAGGGTCTTCTGACGGGCGATCTCGGTACTTCTATGAGATACTCAGTTCCGGTGTCTGACCTGATTATAGACAGGATACCAGTAACTCTTTCGCTGACGCTTATGGCCATGATGTTCATTACTCTAATCGGAATTCCTCTTGGAATAGTCAGTGCGAAATACGGTCACAGAATTCCCGGCATTTTGATTTCTATGATCTCACAAATCGGAATGGCCATTCCATCTTTCTGGAGCGGGATAATCTTGATGTACATATTTGGAATCGTTCTCCGCTGGGTTTCGCCTGGAGGATACGTCCCGTGGAGCGAGGACCCCGCAGGAGCTTTCAAATCTTTGCTGCTCCCAGCAATCGCAATAGCCCTTCCGTCAATTGCCTCGATTATCAGGTATACGAGAAATTCCGTAATGGATCAGATGAAGAGCGACTATGTGCAACTTGCCCTGTCTAAGGGTTTGAACATAAACTCAGTGTTGTACAAGCATGTGCTGAAGAACTCTCTCATTCCGATCGTTACAGTCCTCGGTATGATAGCGGCAAACATTCTTGGAGGCTCGATAGTGATCGAACAGGTTTTCACGCTTCCAGGTCTTGGAAGACTGTTGATCAATGCGATCTCAACCCGTGACCTACCACTCGTCCAGGGGATGGTACTGTACATTGCGTTTATAATTGTGATCATCAACTTCCTGATCGACATTGTCTATACCGCAATCGACCCTCGAATCAGATTGGGCGCACGAGGATAG
- a CDS encoding ABC transporter substrate-binding protein, with amino-acid sequence MRRIVLVLILLLFAVTSLLSQRIVVAVMQDPDFLDPHRAAASGTYEMMFNVFEGLLKPDSNGSVVPAVAENYHISEDGLTYTFTLRSGVKFHNGFEVTVDDVLYSLNRLKGNNQERGLSSDFEKFVSKIEAVDEKTIKVELNTLNTDFLEKFIIAIIPANNDNHEVNPIGTGPFRFVKYQPGQRLVIEKFDEYWNPELPIVDEVEFRIIPDNQAAIMSFMAGEVQILPRLDAIQAMVLGNRFNLITAEQNMVQLMAMNHAVSPFNDIRVRRAINYAVDKEEIIEIVAGGYGTKLGSNMSPIMSRYYQEGLEDYYQPSLIRSKQLLSEAGYPDGFSTKITVPSNYQFHIDTAQIIVEQLKRVGIEAEIELVEWSVWLDKVYTSREYEMTIIGLTGKLSAYDILRRYVSDYPRNFYNYFNSEYDRVVKMAIEKTDIEEKASLFKQAQIILTEDAAAVYIMDPNFIVALAPDLFGYKVYPLYVQDMSTLYYR; translated from the coding sequence GTGAGAAGAATTGTCTTAGTCTTGATATTGTTGCTTTTTGCTGTTACTAGTTTGCTTTCACAGAGAATAGTGGTCGCAGTGATGCAGGATCCCGATTTTCTTGATCCACACAGGGCAGCTGCTTCTGGCACTTACGAAATGATGTTCAATGTATTTGAGGGTCTCCTCAAACCCGACTCGAATGGAAGTGTTGTTCCGGCTGTGGCCGAAAATTACCATATATCGGAGGATGGTCTGACCTATACTTTTACGTTAAGAAGCGGTGTGAAGTTCCATAACGGATTTGAGGTCACGGTTGACGATGTTCTGTACTCTCTCAACAGGCTGAAAGGAAACAATCAGGAACGGGGTCTTTCATCAGACTTCGAAAAATTCGTCTCAAAGATCGAAGCGGTAGATGAGAAGACAATAAAGGTGGAACTCAATACCTTGAACACCGACTTTCTCGAAAAGTTCATCATTGCGATAATTCCAGCAAATAATGACAACCATGAAGTCAACCCGATAGGAACTGGACCGTTCAGATTCGTCAAGTATCAGCCTGGTCAGAGGCTTGTAATAGAGAAATTCGACGAATACTGGAATCCCGAGCTGCCAATAGTGGACGAAGTCGAATTCAGAATAATTCCCGACAACCAGGCTGCTATAATGAGTTTTATGGCCGGGGAAGTTCAGATACTTCCGAGACTCGATGCAATCCAGGCAATGGTTCTGGGTAATCGGTTCAACTTAATAACAGCAGAGCAAAACATGGTCCAGCTGATGGCAATGAACCATGCGGTCAGCCCCTTCAACGATATAAGAGTCAGGAGGGCGATTAACTATGCTGTGGACAAGGAAGAGATTATTGAAATAGTGGCTGGCGGTTACGGGACGAAGCTCGGCTCAAACATGTCGCCGATAATGAGCAGATATTATCAGGAGGGTCTCGAGGATTATTATCAACCCAGTTTGATAAGGTCAAAGCAGCTTCTTTCTGAGGCAGGGTATCCCGACGGTTTCAGCACAAAGATCACAGTACCTTCGAACTACCAGTTTCACATAGATACGGCTCAGATAATTGTCGAACAGCTTAAGAGAGTTGGCATAGAAGCCGAAATAGAGCTGGTAGAATGGAGTGTATGGCTGGACAAGGTCTATACGTCGAGAGAATACGAAATGACAATAATTGGTCTTACTGGGAAACTAAGCGCTTACGATATTCTGAGGAGGTACGTTTCCGATTACCCGAGGAACTTCTACAACTACTTCAACAGCGAATACGATCGAGTGGTCAAAATGGCCATTGAGAAAACGGACATTGAAGAGAAGGCCTCTCTATTCAAGCAGGCACAGATAATCCTCACAGAAGATGCTGCGGCAGTTTACATAATGGATCCCAACTTCATCGTGGCGCTTGCTCCCGATCTATTCGGGTACAAGGTCTATCCACTGTACGTACAGGATATGTCAACTCTTTATTACCGTTAG
- a CDS encoding class A beta-lactamase-related serine hydrolase has protein sequence MIGKIAALAMIVLICSVPLVSNPINDVMHRIIDFEGFWGTVLVSRGDVILHAGGYGMADIERNIPNTPEKKLRIASITKQFTAAAILRLCEDGFISLSDSLAKFIPEFPNGDTISIEQMLNHSSGIPTMINTLELLEEVKKFEEDRTLQEAEIAYISSLPLRFEPGSSFLYSNSAYFLLSVIVERASGKRYDDYLRTNFFEPLGMNNTGYDYNEYDSGWGLPYYCDSYVIDLSSVRPADWVDRRLPGGAGGLYSTVYDLYLWDRALSSGEVLSESSLRLMESPTNELFEAGYGVFIGNELIDGEYRRVVYHDGDTKGTSTRINRYVDDDIFVVVLSNIEGRDFTALAHELAKAVLVNGMGTD, from the coding sequence TTGATAGGGAAAATTGCTGCATTAGCAATGATTGTCTTGATTTGCTCTGTACCTCTGGTTTCCAATCCCATCAATGATGTGATGCATAGAATTATCGACTTTGAGGGTTTTTGGGGGACTGTTCTTGTCTCCCGGGGAGATGTCATTTTGCATGCAGGTGGCTATGGTATGGCCGACATCGAGAGAAACATTCCCAATACTCCAGAGAAGAAATTAAGAATTGCCTCTATTACAAAGCAGTTCACAGCGGCGGCGATTCTAAGACTCTGTGAAGATGGTTTTATTTCCCTGTCAGATTCACTTGCGAAGTTCATACCTGAGTTTCCTAACGGAGATACCATTTCGATCGAGCAAATGCTTAATCATTCTTCTGGAATCCCAACAATGATTAACACGTTAGAACTTCTCGAAGAAGTCAAGAAATTTGAGGAGGATAGAACTCTTCAAGAAGCCGAAATCGCTTACATATCCTCTCTGCCTCTGAGATTTGAACCTGGAAGCAGCTTTCTATACAGCAACAGCGCTTATTTCCTTCTCAGCGTCATCGTAGAAAGGGCAAGCGGGAAGCGCTATGATGATTATCTGAGAACGAACTTCTTCGAACCGCTGGGAATGAATAATACCGGTTATGATTACAATGAATACGATAGCGGATGGGGTCTTCCTTACTACTGTGATTCCTATGTTATAGATCTCTCTAGCGTAAGACCTGCTGATTGGGTCGATAGAAGGCTTCCTGGCGGAGCGGGGGGGTTATACTCCACTGTGTATGATCTGTATCTGTGGGACAGAGCGCTTTCCTCCGGAGAAGTGCTTTCAGAAAGCTCTTTAAGACTAATGGAGAGTCCAACGAATGAACTCTTCGAGGCAGGTTATGGAGTCTTTATCGGTAACGAGCTTATAGATGGCGAGTACAGAAGGGTCGTTTATCACGACGGAGACACGAAGGGTACCTCGACTAGAATAAATCGGTATGTTGACGACGACATCTTTGTGGTGGTGCTGAGCAACATCGAGGGAAGGGATTTCACCGCGCTCGCGCATGAACTGGCGAAAGCAGTGCTAGTGAACGGTATGGGAACGGATTGA